A window from Sinanaerobacter sp. ZZT-01 encodes these proteins:
- a CDS encoding MptD family putative ECF transporter S component gives MENTGRLKVKDLINVGIYTAIYLVIFFVVGMLNAIPVFYPLLYVIWPIVCGIPFMLFLTKTQKFGMLSIMSVILGVFWFLTGYTWIPILSYLVCGLIADFVLKSGDFKSFKKSVIGYWIFSCGMIGLQAPMWFMADRYMADVRAYMGDQYAQQLAYYMPQWMGFASIAIIFVGSLLGALLGRKMLKKHFERAGIA, from the coding sequence ATGGAGAACACAGGAAGGCTTAAGGTAAAAGACCTAATAAATGTAGGCATTTACACAGCAATTTATTTAGTTATATTTTTTGTAGTAGGCATGCTCAATGCGATACCGGTATTTTATCCATTATTATATGTGATATGGCCGATCGTTTGTGGCATTCCGTTCATGTTGTTTTTAACGAAAACCCAAAAATTTGGAATGCTCAGCATTATGTCTGTAATTTTGGGAGTGTTTTGGTTTCTTACGGGGTATACTTGGATACCAATTTTAAGTTACCTCGTGTGTGGATTAATTGCTGATTTTGTATTAAAGTCAGGAGATTTTAAAAGCTTTAAAAAATCCGTCATAGGATACTGGATCTTCAGCTGCGGAATGATTGGTCTTCAGGCACCGATGTGGTTTATGGCGGATCGCTATATGGCGGATGTGCGAGCTTATATGGGAGATCAGTATGCACAACAGCTGGCGTATTATATGCCGCAGTGGATGGGATTTGCTTCAATTGCCATTATTTTTGTCGGCTCTCTGTTGGGAGCGCTGCTTGGAAGAAAAATGCTCAAAAAACACTTTGAAAGGGCGGGTATTGCTTAA
- a CDS encoding energy-coupling factor transporter transmembrane component T produces MGSYLIYQPEKRKGFWLDPRTKIIFMAFVTTLLFFVHENIAIVSALAAIPFLFLIINEQKKTAFIYGGLFVLGIFSLYLKNTVALPQIINAVFVLLIALVLRLFPTFMLGYYIIESTKVSEFVAAMEIWHIPQSFVIPIAVVFRFVPTLKEESSAITNAMHMREIQFGTKKFWRNPAAFLEYRVIPLMMSIVKIGDELSAAALTRGLGNPEKRSNIAVIGFTGYDALIGAVSIGLVAWSLL; encoded by the coding sequence ATGGGAAGCTATCTCATTTATCAACCTGAAAAAAGAAAAGGATTTTGGCTTGATCCTCGAACGAAAATTATATTTATGGCATTTGTAACAACACTACTGTTTTTTGTGCATGAAAATATAGCGATTGTATCGGCGCTTGCAGCCATTCCATTTCTTTTTTTAATCATCAACGAACAGAAGAAAACAGCATTTATTTATGGGGGGTTATTTGTCCTCGGTATTTTTTCACTTTATTTAAAAAATACAGTGGCGTTGCCACAGATTATCAATGCTGTTTTCGTGTTACTTATTGCGTTGGTATTGCGCTTGTTTCCAACTTTTATGTTAGGATATTACATTATTGAATCAACCAAAGTCAGTGAATTTGTAGCTGCGATGGAAATTTGGCATATACCGCAAAGCTTTGTCATTCCCATTGCAGTAGTATTCCGATTTGTCCCGACGCTTAAGGAAGAATCATCGGCCATTACCAACGCGATGCATATGAGGGAAATTCAATTTGGAACGAAAAAATTTTGGCGAAATCCTGCTGCTTTTTTGGAATATCGAGTGATACCTCTGATGATGTCTATTGTGAAGATTGGTGATGAATTGTCTGCGGCGGCTCTAACACGTGGATTAGGCAATCCGGAAAAAAGAAGCAATATAGCAGTAATTGGATTTACTGGATATGATGCATTAATAGGTGCTGTTTCCATTGGCTTGGTCGCTTGGTCTTTATTGTGA
- a CDS encoding energy-coupling factor ABC transporter ATP-binding protein, producing MIQFKDVSFIYHSTEREDGVHHLNFSIPSGQVVVLCGQSGCGKTTVTRLINGLVPEYYEGTLQGEVLLDRRSISKTPIYQLSRWVGSVFQNPSSQFFNVDTTGEIAFGCENTGISKKEIYQRIGKVATELNIWDLLGRSLFALSGGEKQKIACASVSAMLPEILVLDEPSSNLDVSTIGDLKYMIAQWKKQGRTIIIAEHRLYYLMELADRIIYMKGGKIERDMTTAEFKALPLDKLRSMGLRSLHPVDFTKVEKASFGKDRLTLKNFSFYYGKTLATNIPLLEIPRGAIVGVLGNNGAGKSTFAKCLCGLEKSARGILEMEGKIYSSKQRIRAGYMVMQDVNHQLFTESVLDEILLSMPGENELEEKKIAEKLLESLNLSQYTKLHPMSLSGGQKQRVAIGSAIVSNKEIIVFDEPTSGLDYKNMLEVAHNLEQLSALGKTLLIITHDPELLAQCCNYFMFIDNGQIAWSGGWNEQNEIYISKFFAPAI from the coding sequence ATGATACAATTCAAAGATGTTTCTTTTATTTATCACAGTACAGAGCGTGAGGATGGCGTACACCATTTGAATTTTTCGATTCCCTCTGGACAAGTTGTTGTATTGTGCGGTCAATCCGGCTGTGGGAAAACAACAGTTACGCGTTTAATCAATGGTCTTGTACCGGAATATTATGAGGGAACATTGCAGGGAGAAGTTCTACTAGACCGAAGAAGTATTTCCAAGACACCAATTTATCAGCTTTCTAGATGGGTTGGGTCAGTCTTTCAAAACCCAAGCTCACAGTTTTTTAATGTAGATACGACGGGAGAAATTGCTTTTGGGTGTGAAAATACAGGCATTTCCAAAAAAGAAATTTATCAGCGCATTGGAAAAGTTGCAACAGAATTAAATATATGGGATCTCTTAGGAAGGAGTTTGTTTGCTTTATCGGGCGGTGAAAAGCAAAAGATAGCCTGCGCATCCGTATCAGCTATGCTTCCGGAAATTCTAGTATTGGATGAACCATCCTCCAATCTAGATGTTTCAACAATTGGGGATTTAAAATATATGATTGCGCAATGGAAGAAACAGGGCAGGACTATAATTATTGCAGAACACAGACTGTACTATTTAATGGAGCTAGCGGATCGCATCATTTATATGAAGGGTGGAAAGATTGAGAGGGATATGACTACAGCAGAATTTAAGGCACTTCCGCTGGATAAACTACGCTCTATGGGATTGCGTTCTTTGCATCCCGTTGATTTCACAAAAGTTGAAAAAGCAAGCTTTGGAAAAGACAGGCTTACCTTGAAGAATTTCTCTTTTTACTACGGGAAGACACTGGCTACAAACATTCCTCTTCTTGAAATTCCAAGGGGCGCAATTGTTGGTGTGCTGGGCAATAATGGAGCCGGTAAAAGTACGTTTGCTAAATGCTTATGCGGTCTTGAGAAGTCGGCACGGGGTATTTTGGAGATGGAAGGGAAAATTTATTCATCCAAACAACGTATTCGAGCCGGCTATATGGTTATGCAGGATGTAAATCATCAGCTTTTTACAGAGAGTGTATTGGATGAAATTTTACTGAGCATGCCAGGCGAGAATGAATTAGAGGAAAAGAAGATTGCAGAGAAACTGTTGGAAAGCTTGAATCTGTCCCAATATACAAAGCTGCACCCTATGTCACTTTCAGGCGGGCAAAAACAGCGCGTTGCAATTGGCAGTGCGATTGTTTCTAATAAAGAGATTATAGTGTTTGATGAACCCACAAGCGGCCTTGATTATAAAAATATGCTGGAAGTCGCGCATAATCTAGAACAGCTGAGTGCATTGGGAAAAACCTTGCTTATTATTACCCATGATCCGGAATTGCTTGCTCAATGTTGTAATTACTTCATGTTTATTGATAATGGGCAGATCGCTTGGAGCGGGGGCTGGAACGAACAGAACGAGATATATATTTCGAAATTTTTTGCACCTGCAATTTAA
- a CDS encoding ECF transporter S component — MKKSSLYIHRITISAVFLSLSLILKTTSSFYIPIFGQNGISIGISGIFSIMPSILFGPVYGAVVSGLSDFLGYLLKPNGTYIPLMTLVVAAGGFIRGALWMVLRDKDSKKMRIAVAACSILLLIIALCNITFLSADGIGHDFYNHVQKEQIDTDKMHLISKLLITRTMNTKDPSANLDTYINFVTVGLISSAALGILLLISDFFITKKLLGDNKKGQIPQLLIAMIGSGLLVTTLNTIVLRETIFTAWKAFPFAAVWIPRIIEEILSNMVKVYFVVMLLAIIQKHHSLNEFLPQSSKVQKNRISK; from the coding sequence TTGAAGAAATCATCTTTATATATACACCGCATCACAATATCTGCAGTTTTTCTGAGTCTTTCACTTATTTTAAAAACAACATCTTCTTTTTACATACCTATATTTGGACAAAACGGAATAAGTATTGGGATCTCAGGGATATTTTCTATTATGCCCTCTATCCTATTCGGTCCTGTATATGGCGCTGTTGTCTCTGGACTTTCTGATTTTTTAGGCTATCTTTTAAAACCAAACGGGACCTATATTCCCCTTATGACTCTGGTCGTGGCTGCAGGTGGGTTTATCAGAGGTGCATTATGGATGGTACTAAGAGATAAAGACAGCAAAAAGATGAGAATTGCAGTTGCCGCATGCTCGATTCTCTTACTTATTATCGCTCTTTGCAACATTACATTTTTATCTGCTGACGGTATCGGGCATGATTTTTACAATCATGTACAAAAGGAGCAGATTGACACAGATAAAATGCACCTGATCAGCAAGCTTCTCATTACAAGAACAATGAACACAAAAGACCCCTCAGCCAATTTGGATACTTATATCAATTTTGTAACAGTTGGACTAATCAGCAGTGCTGCTTTAGGTATTCTTTTGTTAATCTCTGATTTTTTTATAACGAAAAAACTTCTTGGCGATAATAAAAAAGGGCAGATTCCACAACTACTGATTGCTATGATTGGCAGCGGTTTGCTTGTGACTACTCTTAACACAATCGTATTACGCGAAACCATCTTTACTGCATGGAAGGCATTCCCATTCGCGGCTGTATGGATCCCTCGTATCATTGAAGAAATTCTAAGCAATATGGTTAAGGTTTACTTTGTAGTTATGCTGCTTGCTATTATTCAAAAGCATCATAGCTTAAATGAATTCCTTCCTCAATCTTCAAAAGTCCAAAAAAATAGAATCTCAAAATAA
- a CDS encoding polyphosphate polymerase domain-containing protein has product MLEVHRRELKYLISLTEAANLKAKLGQLMKPDPNNKEDGYLVRSLYFDTLYDSDFEDKVQGYDNRQKIRLRIYNVNADFAKLELKEKSGIHQRKRSLTVSRTEAEQMSRSDYSFLGNRAEPFAKWLYAFMLSRNYKPKCVVEYNRQAYYVEQNDIRVTIDANLRATEASFALFQPNLITYPVNKPGEITLEVKYNNFLFTYIKIILGHIGRTQISNSKYCRARMVMKKGRW; this is encoded by the coding sequence ATGTTGGAAGTTCATAGAAGAGAACTAAAATATCTGATTTCCTTAACGGAAGCTGCAAATTTGAAAGCAAAACTAGGACAGCTGATGAAACCGGACCCCAATAATAAAGAAGATGGGTACTTAGTGCGTTCTTTGTATTTTGATACTTTATATGATTCGGATTTTGAAGATAAGGTGCAGGGTTATGACAACCGACAGAAAATTAGATTGAGAATTTATAACGTAAACGCTGATTTTGCAAAACTGGAGCTAAAAGAAAAAAGTGGGATTCATCAAAGAAAACGTTCCCTTACCGTATCAAGAACTGAAGCGGAGCAGATGTCACGCAGTGATTATTCATTCCTAGGTAATCGAGCAGAACCTTTTGCAAAATGGCTATATGCATTTATGCTAAGCAGAAATTACAAGCCCAAATGTGTTGTTGAGTATAATCGGCAAGCATATTATGTAGAGCAAAATGATATAAGAGTGACGATTGATGCTAATTTAAGAGCGACGGAGGCCAGCTTTGCACTTTTTCAACCCAATTTGATCACCTATCCTGTAAATAAACCAGGAGAGATCACATTAGAAGTAAAGTATAATAACTTTTTATTTACTTATATTAAAATTATACTCGGGCATATCGGGCGTACGCAGATTTCAAATAGTAAATATTGCAGGGCACGTATGGTTATGAAGAAAGGGAGGTGGTAA
- a CDS encoding DUF4956 domain-containing protein encodes MVILKEFLYNNLIANSGNLTIPDVIINFLAACVICVLIYISYKMSHSGPVYSGRFNVSIIMITLVTTLVMNVIGNNIALSLGMVGALSIVRFRTAIKDTRDTAYLFWGVAVGICCGVSDYLVAGIGSVIIFMFLVVFGHIHNNERIMAIIKLDNQAMDEVEKKINLLFGGRAVLRVQNTLVQEQSSESIYELSDKLLSDAEKKYGSVIKNLSNIAGVKSISLVRQDDEISQ; translated from the coding sequence GTGGTAATTTTGAAAGAATTCTTATACAATAATTTAATTGCAAACTCGGGTAACCTGACAATACCAGATGTAATCATCAACTTTTTGGCTGCTTGTGTCATCTGTGTTTTGATTTATATTTCTTATAAGATGTCACATTCCGGGCCGGTATACAGCGGAAGGTTTAATGTATCCATTATTATGATCACGTTAGTTACGACACTGGTGATGAATGTAATTGGAAATAATATTGCATTATCTTTAGGGATGGTGGGTGCACTTTCGATTGTTCGGTTTCGTACAGCGATAAAAGATACAAGAGATACGGCATATCTTTTTTGGGGAGTTGCAGTCGGGATCTGCTGTGGTGTGTCAGATTATTTAGTAGCTGGAATTGGTTCTGTTATTATCTTTATGTTCCTAGTGGTGTTTGGGCATATTCATAACAATGAAAGAATCATGGCTATTATTAAATTAGATAACCAAGCAATGGATGAGGTGGAAAAGAAAATAAATCTATTGTTTGGAGGAAGGGCTGTTTTACGAGTACAAAATACGCTTGTACAGGAGCAGTCAAGTGAGAGCATCTATGAACTCTCTGATAAATTATTGAGTGATGCTGAAAAAAAATATGGTTCTGTCATCAAGAATCTATCCAATATTGCAGGTGTGAAATCGATCAGCCTGGTGCGCCAAGATGATGAGATCAGCCAATAA
- a CDS encoding CotH kinase family protein produces MTRKKRLYIILGINILCLLLLFFLRTGQNLLNLASDAVSTHTYFTLPANEDESDPLQYISEDFTVEDGFYSNLPIVILNLDGEITNYKSFRNEEEIVDESVEEWTTGSIQILKAETGYTHLSDTPQNQSKIEIKKRGHTSFSFDKSQYRINLIHTDGTENSLDILGMGSENSWILNGSMADKSMLRNYLGYRIASEIMESSPDSQYCEVIFKEDGTYRYQGLYLLQESVSRSPDRVNIDSYKPKNVYSSYIIRRDRFTNFDIMLETYGRVNQISPQWIGLKYPSDEKITDETKKFIENDFSKIEKIIYSDKKPIFKTYSRYIDIDSFVDYFLVNEFFGNYDAGEHSTYMYKNSGERLQIGPVWDFDQAMNNYYQTEMDPETLAFYEKPLFDHLCKDKRFINLLKKRYAKLRKSSFSEAHVISVIDETTSYLSSARRREWYRWAADYEDDSFLNPHNYYLQDFIKDNVIINRFNDSYNQEIYNIKTYLRKHGKIMQVELSKLYRLTETDSSIKDEKELILVVVLLLFFVPAILINRKK; encoded by the coding sequence ATGACTCGAAAAAAACGACTCTATATTATATTGGGAATCAATATTTTATGTCTGTTGCTGCTGTTCTTTCTGCGCACGGGACAGAATCTGCTGAACTTAGCATCAGATGCAGTTAGTACACATACTTATTTTACACTTCCGGCGAACGAAGATGAAAGTGACCCCTTGCAATATATTTCAGAAGATTTTACAGTAGAAGACGGTTTCTATTCTAATTTGCCCATAGTTATTTTAAATCTGGACGGAGAAATTACAAATTATAAATCTTTTAGGAATGAAGAGGAGATTGTAGATGAATCGGTGGAAGAATGGACAACCGGATCGATTCAAATACTCAAGGCAGAGACAGGCTATACGCATTTGAGTGATACACCACAGAACCAGAGTAAAATTGAGATTAAAAAGCGCGGACATACCTCCTTTTCATTTGATAAATCACAATATAGGATTAACCTGATTCATACTGATGGCACGGAAAACTCATTGGATATACTAGGTATGGGAAGTGAAAACAGCTGGATTTTAAATGGAAGTATGGCAGATAAGAGCATGCTGCGGAATTATTTGGGCTATCGGATTGCTTCGGAGATCATGGAATCCAGTCCGGATAGCCAATATTGTGAGGTTATTTTTAAAGAAGATGGAACCTACCGTTATCAGGGGCTTTATCTTTTGCAGGAGTCCGTTTCCCGCAGTCCGGATCGAGTCAATATTGATTCGTACAAACCTAAAAATGTATATAGCAGTTATATCATTCGGAGAGACCGCTTTACTAATTTTGATATCATGCTTGAGACATATGGTCGTGTGAACCAAATATCCCCGCAGTGGATTGGTTTAAAATATCCATCGGATGAAAAAATAACAGATGAGACAAAAAAATTCATTGAAAATGATTTTTCTAAAATAGAAAAAATTATTTATTCAGATAAGAAGCCAATCTTTAAAACTTACAGCAGATACATTGACATAGATTCATTCGTAGATTATTTTCTAGTAAATGAATTTTTTGGAAATTACGATGCGGGAGAACATTCTACCTATATGTATAAAAATTCGGGGGAACGTCTCCAAATTGGTCCAGTATGGGATTTTGACCAAGCGATGAATAACTATTATCAAACGGAAATGGATCCTGAGACATTAGCATTTTATGAAAAACCACTATTTGACCACTTGTGCAAAGATAAAAGATTTATCAATTTGCTGAAAAAAAGATATGCAAAACTACGTAAGAGTAGTTTTAGTGAAGCTCACGTAATCAGTGTTATCGATGAGACGACTTCTTATTTATCTTCAGCAAGACGGCGAGAATGGTATCGGTGGGCTGCTGATTATGAAGATGATTCTTTTCTCAATCCGCATAATTATTATCTTCAGGATTTTATAAAAGACAATGTGATTATTAATCGCTTTAATGACTCCTATAATCAAGAAATTTATAATATAAAAACATATCTCAGAAAGCACGGAAAAATTATGCAGGTGGAATTAAGCAAGCTTTACAGGTTGACGGAGACAGACAGCTCGATCAAGGATGAGAAAGAACTGATTTTAGTAGTGGTTCTGCTGCTGTTTTTTGTACCGGCTATTCTGATTAATAGGAAAAAATAA
- a CDS encoding MBOAT family protein, protein MLFSSIVFLFYFFPVVFVLYYVFSFSRRLQNIWLLISSLVFYAWGEPVYVFLMLASILFNSLMGYLVERRTKAWLKHLLLVVAVTGNLSVLFVFKYLQFILDMIMPASFKGFSFDLPLPIGISFFTFQALSYVVDVYRGTTRSENPFYVGLYISFFPQLIAGPIIQYNSIAEQIRNRKSSIDKISLGICRFTTGLGKKVLLSNCVASIADNVFQWSAIGTDKMTVPVMLAWLGSIAYTLQIYFDFSAYSDMAIGLGLCFGFKFKENFNYPYIAVSVSDFWRRWHISLTSWFREYVYFPLGGNKVRNQDKMVRNIFIVWLLTGIWHGANWTFIFWGLYYFIFQLAERFFEYPSKIKNNFLKHFYTLMVVSVGWVVFRADDLYQAGRFFMNMLGLNHNGFYSELAVMLIHENWVFLLMAVIFCMPIARNMNQILYQDENSRKVHIIFTFFYPLVLLSILIVSVCYLASGTYNPFIYFNF, encoded by the coding sequence GTGCTTTTTTCAAGTATTGTATTTTTATTTTACTTTTTTCCTGTTGTCTTTGTCCTATATTATGTTTTTTCTTTTTCAAGAAGATTACAAAATATTTGGCTATTAATCAGCAGCCTGGTATTTTATGCTTGGGGTGAGCCGGTTTATGTCTTTTTGATGCTCGCGTCGATCTTATTTAATTCGCTTATGGGATATCTTGTAGAACGGCGGACAAAAGCCTGGCTGAAACACTTATTACTTGTAGTTGCGGTGACGGGAAATTTATCTGTACTTTTTGTTTTTAAATATCTTCAATTTATACTTGATATGATAATGCCTGCATCCTTCAAAGGCTTCTCATTTGACCTTCCGTTGCCGATTGGCATTTCTTTTTTTACTTTTCAAGCATTGTCTTACGTCGTTGATGTATACCGAGGCACAACCCGCTCAGAGAACCCTTTTTATGTAGGACTATATATTTCTTTTTTCCCGCAACTGATTGCCGGTCCGATTATTCAGTATAATTCAATTGCAGAACAGATAAGAAACCGTAAATCATCCATCGATAAAATTTCTTTAGGTATTTGCCGATTTACTACAGGACTTGGAAAAAAAGTGCTCTTATCGAATTGCGTTGCAAGCATTGCAGATAACGTATTTCAATGGTCAGCAATTGGAACGGATAAGATGACAGTTCCTGTCATGTTAGCTTGGCTTGGCAGCATTGCTTATACTTTACAGATTTATTTTGATTTTTCTGCCTACTCTGATATGGCGATTGGATTAGGTTTATGCTTTGGTTTTAAGTTTAAAGAAAATTTTAATTATCCGTATATTGCTGTTTCTGTTTCTGATTTTTGGAGGCGGTGGCACATTTCGTTGACCTCGTGGTTTCGAGAATACGTTTACTTTCCATTGGGGGGAAATAAAGTAAGAAATCAAGATAAAATGGTTCGCAACATTTTTATTGTATGGCTTTTGACTGGAATTTGGCATGGTGCAAATTGGACGTTTATCTTCTGGGGTTTATATTATTTTATTTTTCAGCTGGCGGAGCGTTTTTTTGAATATCCAAGCAAAATAAAAAATAATTTTTTAAAGCATTTCTATACTTTAATGGTAGTAAGTGTAGGCTGGGTGGTGTTTCGAGCAGATGATTTATATCAAGCAGGGCGTTTCTTTATGAATATGCTGGGATTAAATCATAATGGATTTTACAGTGAGCTTGCAGTGATGCTTATTCATGAAAATTGGGTATTTCTATTGATGGCGGTCATTTTTTGTATGCCGATTGCAAGAAACATGAACCAAATATTGTATCAAGATGAGAACAGTAGAAAAGTTCACATTATATTTACCTTTTTTTATCCGCTTGTGCTGCTTAGCATTTTAATTGTCAGCGTATGTTATCTTGCCAGCGGAACTTATAATCCTTTTATATATTTTAACTTTTGA
- a CDS encoding alginate O-acetyltransferase AlgX-related protein: MIKKRIFAVVFLVVILTFSLLNFVNSMEELRDILEPVKWSDYEAVLNVPDALDIAMTESLYKRMNFIEGYAYVQTLLDKREFNNFSYIKDEEGFLHYASFFREEEDDFFEYAFRMKRLQDYVSKNGTKVLFVVAPGKYIEGSTKLRTGMPINDPNGVVDETLLYMNRLGVETLDLREVLPNKDLSYEATFFHTDHHWTIPAAFYATKTLVETLKERFGEDLDPTGFYTDINNYTSVIYRNGMLGSMGRRTGANFCGLEDFEALWPNFKGRYYRESLREKGYTVKLRGDFSETVMDVDILKDNKDIYSDSQYSVYLNGLSPYDYLENLDRKEGSKIFMIRDSYFSPVMSFLIPMCKSIDAIWSLEDMGELDIETYVKENSFDYIIMEIYPYNISEQAFNFFKER; encoded by the coding sequence ATGATAAAAAAACGGATTTTCGCAGTGGTATTTTTAGTTGTGATACTAACTTTTTCGCTATTAAATTTTGTCAATAGTATGGAGGAGCTAAGAGATATACTTGAACCGGTGAAGTGGTCTGATTATGAGGCTGTCTTAAATGTACCGGATGCTCTTGATATCGCAATGACAGAAAGTCTTTATAAACGCATGAATTTTATTGAAGGATATGCATACGTTCAAACTTTACTTGATAAAAGAGAGTTCAATAATTTCAGCTATATTAAAGATGAAGAAGGGTTTCTTCATTATGCTTCCTTCTTTCGAGAAGAAGAGGATGATTTTTTTGAATATGCATTTCGAATGAAGCGATTACAAGATTATGTTTCTAAGAATGGAACAAAAGTTCTCTTTGTGGTGGCACCCGGCAAATATATTGAAGGAAGTACAAAGTTGAGAACTGGCATGCCGATTAATGATCCGAATGGAGTTGTAGATGAGACCTTGCTTTATATGAATCGTCTGGGGGTAGAAACGTTAGATCTAAGGGAGGTTCTTCCAAACAAAGACCTTTCTTACGAGGCAACTTTTTTCCATACAGACCATCACTGGACCATTCCGGCAGCTTTTTATGCAACAAAAACACTTGTGGAAACATTAAAAGAACGATTTGGTGAAGACTTGGATCCGACCGGATTTTATACGGATATTAACAATTATACAAGTGTGATCTATCGAAATGGTATGCTGGGCTCAATGGGAAGAAGAACCGGTGCAAATTTTTGCGGACTAGAAGACTTTGAAGCCTTATGGCCTAATTTTAAAGGGCGTTATTACCGCGAATCACTTCGAGAGAAGGGTTACACCGTAAAGCTCAGGGGTGACTTTTCAGAAACTGTGATGGATGTTGATATCTTAAAGGATAATAAAGATATTTACTCTGATTCGCAGTATTCGGTCTATTTAAATGGACTGAGTCCGTACGATTATTTGGAAAATTTAGATCGCAAAGAAGGAAGCAAGATATTTATGATAAGAGACTCTTATTTTTCTCCGGTCATGTCTTTTTTGATACCGATGTGCAAGTCCATTGATGCGATATGGTCTTTGGAAGACATGGGAGAGCTTGACATTGAAACGTATGTAAAAGAAAATTCTTTTGATTATATTATAATGGAAATTTACCCATACAATATCAGCGAGCAGGCGTTTAACTTTTTTAAAGAGAGGTGA